One Methylosinus sp. C49 DNA segment encodes these proteins:
- the mraY gene encoding phospho-N-acetylmuramoyl-pentapeptide-transferase: protein MLTLLADFSHLFGPLNLFRYITFRAAGAAATALFFVFFFGPAIIDALRIKQGKGQPIREDGPASHLLTKKGTPTMGGLMILSGLLVATLLWANLKNSYVWIVILVTASFGAIGFYDDYLKVTKQSHKGFSGKARLALEFAVAGLACYAFTTVGGDNMSKLALPLLKGYAFSLGWLFIPFGAFVIVAAGNCVNLTDGLDGLAIVPSMIAAGAFAIIAYLVGNSIFSDYLGINHVAGTGELTIVCAALIGSGLGFLWFNAPPAQIFMGDTGSLALGGLLGTISVAIKQEFVLVIIGGLFVLEGASVIVQVASFKLTGKRVFRMAPIHHHFEQMGWTEPQIVIRFWIISFVLALLGLSSLKLR from the coding sequence ATGCTGACGCTGCTCGCGGACTTCTCGCATCTCTTCGGTCCGCTGAACCTCTTCCGCTACATCACCTTCCGCGCCGCCGGCGCGGCGGCGACGGCGCTGTTCTTCGTCTTCTTCTTCGGCCCCGCCATCATCGATGCGCTGCGCATCAAGCAGGGCAAGGGCCAGCCCATTCGCGAGGACGGACCGGCCTCGCATCTGCTCACCAAAAAAGGCACGCCGACCATGGGCGGGCTGATGATCCTCTCGGGTCTGCTCGTCGCCACTCTCCTCTGGGCGAATCTGAAAAACTCTTACGTGTGGATCGTCATATTGGTGACGGCCTCCTTCGGCGCGATCGGCTTCTACGACGATTATCTGAAGGTGACGAAGCAATCGCACAAAGGCTTTTCCGGCAAGGCGCGGCTCGCGCTCGAGTTCGCGGTCGCCGGCCTCGCCTGCTATGCGTTCACGACGGTCGGCGGCGACAATATGTCCAAGCTCGCTCTGCCGCTGCTCAAAGGCTACGCCTTCTCGCTCGGCTGGCTGTTCATTCCCTTCGGCGCCTTCGTCATCGTGGCGGCGGGCAATTGCGTCAATCTCACCGATGGTCTCGACGGCCTCGCCATCGTGCCGTCGATGATCGCGGCCGGCGCCTTCGCGATCATCGCCTATCTCGTCGGCAATTCGATCTTCTCCGATTATCTCGGAATCAATCACGTCGCCGGCACGGGCGAGCTGACCATCGTCTGCGCGGCGCTGATCGGCTCCGGCCTCGGCTTTCTGTGGTTCAACGCGCCGCCGGCGCAGATCTTCATGGGCGACACCGGCTCGCTCGCGCTCGGCGGATTGCTCGGAACCATATCGGTCGCCATCAAGCAGGAGTTCGTGCTCGTCATCATCGGCGGCCTCTTCGTGCTCGAGGGCGCCTCCGTCATCGTGCAGGTGGCGAGCTTCAAGCTCACCGGCAAGCGCGTGTTCCGCATGGCGCCGATCCACCATCACTTCGAGCAGATGGGCTGGACCGAGCCGCAGATCGTCATTCGCTTCTGGATCATCTCCTTCGTTCTCGCCCTTCTCGGGCTCTCCTCGCTGAAGCTGAGGTGA